Below is a window of Calonectris borealis chromosome 25, bCalBor7.hap1.2, whole genome shotgun sequence DNA.
TGGAGGAGATGGTGCTACAGGTGGGGGATTTGAACCCCAGGGAAGAGCAGTCAGGCCTGACCCTGATTGCAGGCAGGCCAGCACCTTCCCTAGGGAGCAGGATCCggcccagctgtgctgcagccatGGGGCTCCGCAGCTGAGCCGGCCGGCAGGTTGCATCTGCTCCGGGGCCAAAGGGGAAACCGCAGCATTAATCCAAGGGGAGGGAAAGGCATTTCTGCCCCCATCGCCCCTTCCCCGaggtgctgccccccacccccagcacccgggggGGCTCCAGGCCGGGCAGGGGTGCACAGTGTGGATGCCAGCTGGGGAATTGCAATGCTCAGAGCAGCCCTAATTAGAGCcagggcagctgcagcccagAAACTTCCCTTCCCTTGAGGGGGGGTATCCTGGGGGGAGCAACATCACCCCTTCCAGCCCAAAAAGCTCAAATCCAGCCCCAGGGCACCAGGCAGCCCTTGTTTGCAAGGCAGAGAGCGGAAACccctggaaaaagcatcttttcccccctcccagggCTCCAGCTACACCTCCAGATGGTCCCCGGGGCTCGGCAGCGTCTTCACTCCTTCCATATCAGATAAGCAGAGCAGCACCCAAAATAGCTGGCAGACACCTCCGCCGGGAGACGGCAGCCTAGGGTTAATTCCTCCCATACCTGAGCTGACATTTCAAAGCTATTAAACAATTAATGAGATTCCTACCGTAACCCTAGAAGTTACAATCAGCAAGAGGGTTCGGGGGCTCCCACCCCCAGGGTGCTGCTCCTCCCATCCATGGGTGCACCCCATCTCCCTCCAGCCCAAGGGATGGGGAAAACATTAaaaacgactttttttttttttattatgtaaaaatgGTAACTTTTATAAAAAGTTTATAAAGCAAGTACAAGGCATGTTCGCAGAAATTCACCTTCCTGCACAAAAGGTACAAAACGTTATACTCTAGTATAGAGCTCCACAATACACGAGGCCGCGGCCCCAGAGAGTTTGGTTCATACTCGAGgatgtgtccccccccctccccaaaaccccctaattccccccacccccaatcccattaaacacctttaaaaaaaggactCGCTGCTATAATCCAAAAATATACAGACAACCGCCTCTTCATCAGTCTATCGTTAAAAGTATCTCAATTAAGATCGGGTCCAAAGTCCTGCTAAAGCCGGGATGCTGCTctcctcggggtgggggggtgccgaTGCTGGAGGTGGAGggatggggtgtggggggggtcgGGACCAGCCGCTCCCGCCTGCGGTGCCCGGGCCCGGGGGAGGCGATGGCGGGGCCGGTAGGTCGCAGACAGCCCGGCGCCACGGAGGAAGCTGCTATTTACCTCCGGCTGATAACGAACCAGGAACCGACACTCGCTGCCTGTTTGCTAATTGGCAccgggaggagagagaagaaggggggggagggaagagggaaaaaaaaaaaaaatataattagtgTTGAGGATTTGGGGATGGGGATTTGGGGGCCGCGCGAAGCGGAGGGAGCTGGGGGACCGAGTTACATCGGGGCTGGTATTGGTCCCCTGGAGATGCTGGTGCTGGGTGGGTGGAATTagggtgcggggtgggggggggaggacacTCACCTGATGGAGGAGCCGTTAGTGACACAAACTTCTCTCGTCTTTGGAACAGAGTTCAGAAGCGAGCTCGGCCGCCTGCGGAAAGCGGGGACAGGGCTCAGGGCCACCCCAGTGGCAGGcggtccccatccctcccccttccccaccgcgccaagacccccccccccccccaccccccgaaacCGCATCGGGGACCGTgcatcacccccagccccacatcccccccaccccaacctatccacccccccccagcccaaagcaACCCTTACCTTAAGGGAGAGCAGGGTGGCCTCGGAGGAGGGGTCGCGACCCTTGGCCCCCTCCTCCAGCACGATCTGGAGGTCGAAGATGTAGTCGATGACATGCTGGAGGATCTCCACCTGGCTCACCTTGGTGCCTTGCGGGATACCCGGCACCAACTCCCGCAATTTAGAATAACAATCGTTCATATCGTAGAGCAAGTTCATGGGCTCCTCCAAGGCCGGGCTCTTGTTGTTGCTTCCCCGGGCAATGGCCAGACTTTGCTCCGAAAGGCAGCAAACGGCCTCGTAGCAGCTCCGGACGGATCGCACCGGGCTGATGGCTTTCATGGTTGGAGTTAAGAGCTCGCTTGGGGatgcaggaaagggaaggggagggggggggaaggaggggagatgcCTTGTTGCCTCGGTGGGTGCTGCGAcggctggggctctgctggcaCCTCCGAGCACCGCCGCCACCACCAAAGCGTGGACCACCGAGCCCCGGGACCAACACCCctcgcacccccaaaccctgggacCTCGCTGGcgcactggggagggggcagccccgcgccgcccatTATATAGGCAGTCCGGCGGGGCCCCGCCCCTGCATGCAAATGAGGAGGTAGCCCCACCCCTTTTATGTAAATGAAGCCTTAAACCCCACCCTTGCATCGAAATGAAGCGAGAGAcaccaccccccactccccccccccccaaaatgaccCTTGGTGGCCGGGGTGGCCCCACgcggggacacacacacacgacCACGCAAgttcccatccccaccccacaaCCAGATCCCCAAACCACCCCCTTGATGGAgggattcccccctcccccaaacccccaaggaccccccccggccccttcaACCTGCCCCCCCGCCATCCCAGTAAGTCCCCCCTTATTTTTAGGCAGGAcgatggggggggggtccccccacttcccccccccccctccccggttttACCGGCCGAAATTAGTGCCGCCCCGTTCCTCAATCCGCTTCTCATCTGACCTCCAGACTTTCTGGCGTCAGGAATTATCTTGTgaccagcagaaaaaaattaattgcggTAAAACTGAGGTTACGATGGAGAAACCAGATTTAGGTCAGCGACTGCGAGAGGCCTGGAGTtggttggggtggggttttttttttgggggggggagagttGATTTATAGGCACGGGGGTTATTTCAGTAGAAGTGATGGGGGGGGGATGAAggcaaacaccccccccccccccgagtcaTCGCTGCTTCTAAAAGCCCGATGCCGGAGCGATGTGGGGTGGCCGGTGCCCACGGGTGACACTGCAGCGGGTGGTGGTGGCACGTGGGGGGGTTTCGCggagggggggtggggtggtgacGGTCCCACAACACCCAGATTGTGAATCCCTGTTAAAATCAAGAGGtaatgcccccccccccgcgtctTGTTTTGGGCTAATTTCCGTAGGTTTTGGTTATGGGGGGTGAGCGCAGGAAGGGGATGTTACAGCCAaaagggtggggggcaccctgggacCTCGCTCGGCCCGGGGGTCCCAGCTAatgggggggtgcaaggggggggggCAGAAGCACCTGGACCAAATTACGCTTGCCCACAGCAGCAATTTATTCCAGATCTGCCCAAATCCCAGTTCGGTGGCGCTGGGTTTTGTTTCCCTCCTTTGCAACCCCCCCCTCCCGGGGGTCTGGGGGCCGCAGGCCGAGGGGCAGCCGCCCTCCCCGCTTCTCCCCCAGCCCGGGAGCTGCTCATcggcccccaaaccccctcctcAAAGCAGCATCCAGCCATTTTTTGggttggattattttttttggtcttgtcttttctctccccccatcttccccccccccccggacaaATTTCCTGGGAAATCGCCTCCGTGTGAAGGGTGGCAGCTTGGGAAGAGCCATAATTACCCTCATTAACCTGCTCCGGGGGTGAGCGGCAACAACCAGGacccccccttaaaaaaaaaaaaaagaggaaaaaaaaaaaatttaaaaaaaaaagggggaaaaaaaattaaaaaaaaataaaaaaaaaattaaaaagtttaaaaattaaaaaaaaattacaaaacatttaaaaactattttcaaacCACCAAAATACTTTTCCCCCGGTTAAgggaaacccccccccccaaccccaaaacaccactCTACGTCTCCACCAACCCCACTTATTcccatgcccccccccctccaaccccccctaTTTCCCAacgatggcgggggggggggggggaagaaagcctGAAAGCCTGctcggggtgggatggggggggcagcTTTtgtttgcgggggggggggggggggggtttgttggCGGCGGTTCCCACAGGCCCTGCCTGGGCGGCGGGACCCGCTGCCTTTGCCCAGCTGTGGCCCGGGCCCTCCAGCTGTGTTGATCTAACTCCCGGCCCCAGACAGCCTGGCGCCAGCCCTGTGCACGTCATGCATTCACACAGGGATGCGTGGCCAAGGcaaccttccccccaccccccccccttttccataatcacacaccccccccccccaccgccaaTCCGCGCCGCTTCGAAATTTGGGGGgatacacgcacacacagagtTGCGATtctggggttcccccccccccccagcgccacCGCCCCGAGCGCGGGGTTTTATCCTCCCAGCTTTGGGGGTGCTTCGTGGGGGTGGGGGTCCGAACTGGGGGTTTCATGCTTTTGGGGTGCTGTCCCATCACCGGCTCTGGGTTTGGGGTGTCCTAGCTCCGTGGCTTGCGGGGGGAGAGCGGATTTCTTGGCGCggaggagggaaaaggggggaggaagggagcgcGAATGCTCCGGAGCGCGATGATTTCATGGTGAAAAGGGCCCACACTGGgtgttttattaaaagaaaaaacaaaaaaaggaggagagggagcggGAGTTGGGGTGTACCCGGCTCAGCGAGCCCCCCAAAACCATGCAAAGCCTCCCCAtgtccccgggggggggagggtggccatgtcccccgcccccccataCGGCTCGGCCGTCGCTCCCCGCaacctttccccctttcccagggACAGGTCGTTAATCCCATGCGGCTCATCGTGCTCGGGGGGGGTCACAAGCagctgcccgcccccccccaaaaaaaatccacccctcAGGCTTGGGTTTGgtttgatatatttattttttttccttaaataagtCGGTACAGGTGGCAGGATGTGAAGGACGTGAAGCGGCGTGGAAAGGGCCGGATTCAGCCCGGCTGCCGCGGGACAGGGAGGGCGAGCGTGGGGGTCCCGGCGTTCCCGGGGGAGGGGGTAGCGCCGGCGTTTTTGGGGGAATTTCTTGTGTTTTGGAAGCCGGAGGCTGCCTGGAAGTGCTGGCTGCGGGGAAGGGATTTGGACGGGAGAGGGGAGGATCGGAGACGTGGCAGAGCGCCCAAGGCAGCTACAAAGGGAAGGGCTCTTCCCCAGGGGTCATCTGGATTCGCTTTCGGGACAGGGCTGGGGTATAAATCCCGTCTCCCTGGGATCTTCGGAGGCCCTCGGGATCCTTTGGGAGAGAGGGAAGCTGGGGGGACCCGGTCAGCCGCGCTCCGGCTCGGCACAACGTGGGAGCGAGAGCTCAGCCTGCTTTAATTCATTGATTTTTGGAGATGCTTCCAGCCCACCACCCAGCCTGGGCACccgcacggcacggcacggcacggcacggcatggcacggcacggcagcgATCCGAGGGAGTTTCGGTGCTGGAGAAGATATCCGGCTGGATGCTCAAGGGGGAAAAAGGGATTCTGGCTTCTTAAACCGGCTCTGAAATCTCCTTCCCGCCTCGTCCCCAGGGCCGTATCCGGCACGGGGAGGCAGCCCGGTGCCACGCTGGGCTGTGCCGCGCGGTGAGGTTTGGTAACCGCGCTCCTCCCCAGGTTGCCGGCTCTCCCAACGCCCCAATTTGCGCCAGGGTCGAGTGCTCCCGGATGGGTGTTGAGTCCAggacgggcagggatgggcagggacaggcagggatgggcaTCGTGGTCCCGCTCCGGCTGTCACACGGAGGACGTGCCGAACAGCCTCCCTTGGGGTCCCGCTGGCCGCGGTGACAGCCCCATCCCGGGCTACGATGTCCCTGCCCAGATTTGGGGTATTTTGGGATAAATGGGGATTATAAATTGGAGCTGCCAGACTTGGATGGATGTCCACCAGCGACACGAGGCTGACAGCAGCACGTGCAGGCAGGGTGGTGCGGGAAGGAGCCCAGCCCTAGCCACCCGCCTTGcctcgtgcctcagtttacccctTCATCCACCACCACAAGAGCCAGACAGCACCGGAGGCTCCGGTCCGTGCTGTGCACAGGGCTGGATGTGCAGGGAAATAGGGGGAAAATTAGGGGGGATCAAGGAGCAGCATTGCTGGGAGTGGGCACCCAAAAAGGGGcagcaagcccccccccccccgagccctgtCACTAGGAGACTGGATCCAGGCCTGGGGAATGTGCAGCTGTTTGTGCAGGGGAttagccccggggacccccctcgGCCCTTGTGCCCGAGGCAGGGACTGAGCATCCTACCCTGGAGCTGCTCAAGGGGAGCCCGGCCCGACTGCCTGAGCCTGCAGGCAGCGCCCAGCACTGCGGGCTGAAGGTTATCATTAGGGGCCAGAGTGAACACAGGGAGGCATTACCTTCTTCCAGAGCACCCAGGGGCGGGAGAGGAGCACACACATCCCTCTGGAGGGGGCCCATGACCCCAGCCTTGGCCAGCTGCCCAGCCTGATCAGTAGCCAGCagccatgcctcagtttccccagaccccctcctccccttcgaagcccagccaggagcagagccgtggctccatctccatcccctgcAGCACCGGCAGGGCCGGAGGGAACCGCGGCTTCCTCCGGGGAAGCAGAACCGCTTCTCCAGGGCAAACAGGCACCTCCAGCCCCCTGGAGGGGAGAAGCCGGCAGACCGGGAGCGTCCCCGGGTGGTACCTGGCTGCGGGGGGAGCCAGCGGGGGCGGGGGTCCCGCAGGCCTGGGGGGCgtcgggcgggcggcagcggccgtTCCCAGCGCCGCGATTCCCCGCAGCTGCTTCCTGCCGCCCTATCTCACGGGCACATCTGGGGGAGCCGGGAgcggccacccccccccccggcgcttcctgcgctgcccccccccccccagccctggtcGCCGTTCTCACGGCCTCCCCCCAACGCCGGCCAGagccccccgcttcccccccaccctgaTGCCCACCCGAGGCCTGACACCGCAGCAGCCCCCCATGTGCCATCTGCCCCCCTGGGGGGtcttatccccccccccccgatccTTTTGGGGTCATGCTATGGGGGGGCTGGAGCATCCCACCCCCATGTTACCCCAACAGGGCCGAGGGCGACCGTGGGGTAAGGACAGCTTGTGCCATGCAACCCCCCCACCCGCACAGGCCCAGGGGGGGTCCATGGGCACACTGGGGTGCTGCCAGCAGAGTGGGTGCCGAGATGCTGTGGGTGCACCCACAATTTGGCGCTCAGCCCCCCGTGCTTCGcccccttctccctccacccctttgattccccccccccccgccattgcATCCATCATTTCCcctgcaaaaggaggaggaggaggaggaggaggatggggctggggggggtgcgAAGGCCGCAGGTGTGAGCATCCCTACTcgcagcccccggccgccgcaGGTGTGGGGACACTGGTGACTCAGAGGAGCCCGGGCCCCGCTGCCACCGCCACCGGGGTGGCAAGCGAAGGCGCCTCCCGCCTCCCACGATATCCTCCCGGGGCCAGggtgcggcggcggggggggcagcgggcacCCAAAGCTGGCACCGCCTTCACCGCACCCCCCCCTCCCAAAAGGtggggtgctccagccctgggATGGTTcagagaggggaaactgaggcacggggaaggggagcccagccctggttttgtgGGGGTTGGCAGGTCCCAGGAGGGGTTTTGCtgttctcccccagcccccccaaaatccctccctTTCTCAGCCCCCCAAATTCCTCCCCCCGGGTCCTGCCGCGCTGCAGGATGTGGCTTTGCCAGGCTGCCTCGTTACACCCAGAGAGACCGTTACAACTCATcacaccccccaccccgcgcTGCCCAGCCCCAAATCACACCATCCCTGGCAACCCCCCCCTCAGAAAAcctgaccccccccacccagcaccctaaaaccccccagatcctccccaaAAAGCCAACAGAAGCCCCCAACCCAGCCACCTGACCCCACCACCCCGGGCGCAGCCGGAAAGCTGCGTCCCACAGCATCGCGCAGaacaacccccccacccccccccacggAAAAAcacggggagagggggagggaagatGCTTTATCTCGGCCCCCATCGGCCCCTAATAAGGCAGCTTTATTTTTAGCGAAGGTGAAAGCCAGAGCAACCAGCTCAAGAGCTTTTTCCACTCACATCTGCATTTGTACAATTTGGGTTTCCTGTCGTGGTTTCGGCGCTTTT
It encodes the following:
- the ID3 gene encoding DNA-binding protein inhibitor ID-3, which produces MKAISPVRSVRSCYEAVCCLSEQSLAIARGSNNKSPALEEPMNLLYDMNDCYSKLRELVPGIPQGTKVSQVEILQHVIDYIFDLQIVLEEGAKGRDPSSEATLLSLKAAELASELCSKDERSLCH